A single window of Granulicella mallensis MP5ACTX8 DNA harbors:
- a CDS encoding CGNR zinc finger domain-containing protein has protein sequence MSEKVTVLHEGTGLQDLPNKFTEHPAIQMLNTVSAVDGELVDALQSDGDVRQWLAQAGWPVEKELSGLKPASLLHGARTLREAIRTLIERRKAEKRLELSTLNEFLSEARSHLELIPEKTGLRLVRRWKQRSAEEVLAPLAEAAAEFLTTANFELVRRCENEECVLWFYDQTKSHRRRWCSMATCGNRHKVAAFRRRRQNAE, from the coding sequence ATGTCGGAGAAAGTAACCGTTTTGCACGAAGGAACAGGATTGCAAGACCTGCCCAACAAGTTCACCGAGCATCCCGCGATTCAGATGCTCAACACTGTCTCGGCTGTCGATGGGGAGCTGGTGGACGCTCTGCAGAGTGATGGCGACGTACGGCAGTGGCTGGCCCAGGCGGGCTGGCCTGTCGAAAAGGAGCTCTCCGGCCTCAAACCCGCTTCCCTGCTCCACGGCGCGCGTACGCTGCGTGAAGCGATCCGCACGCTGATCGAGAGGCGCAAGGCGGAGAAGCGCCTGGAACTGTCCACGCTCAACGAGTTTCTCTCGGAGGCGCGAAGCCATCTTGAACTCATCCCGGAGAAGACTGGCCTACGCCTGGTGCGGCGCTGGAAGCAGCGCAGCGCCGAGGAAGTTCTCGCGCCCCTCGCCGAAGCGGCGGCGGAGTTTCTTACCACCGCCAACTTTGAGCTGGTCCGGCGCTGTGAAAACGAGGAGTGTGTTCTCTGGTTCTACGATCAGACGAAGTCGCATCGGCGCAGATGGTGCAGCATGGCTACCTGCGGCAATCGCCACAAGGTAGCCGCCTTTAGAAGGCGCCGGCAAAATGCGGAATAG
- a CDS encoding sulfite exporter TauE/SafE family protein, with protein MTLAHIPHLHYIWLVVASTIAGVMNAMAGGGSFVSFPAMLGVGVAPVQANATNTVALWPGQLTSVAALRDDVRRDLLPTVALTCLIGGVAGAEVLLNTPQSTFFRLVPWLLLGGTVLFGISGPISRRLRSRAAHPHEQRPIPKLGLAAALFPVCFYIGYFGAGGGFLAMTVLALFGVENMHELNAMKVVAALLSNLVAIVTFILKGAVVWHYCVISMVFAAAGGYVGARWAKRTNPNVLRAVIVVTGCTIAAYFFWKQA; from the coding sequence ATGACGCTCGCGCACATCCCTCATCTTCACTACATCTGGCTGGTAGTCGCATCCACAATCGCCGGTGTAATGAATGCGATGGCCGGCGGGGGTTCGTTCGTTTCTTTTCCCGCGATGCTGGGCGTGGGGGTTGCTCCGGTACAGGCCAATGCGACGAATACCGTCGCCCTCTGGCCGGGACAGCTTACCTCGGTCGCAGCACTGCGAGATGATGTCCGTCGGGACCTGTTGCCGACGGTCGCGCTGACCTGTCTCATCGGTGGAGTAGCGGGCGCTGAAGTGCTGCTGAACACGCCGCAGAGCACCTTCTTCAGACTGGTTCCATGGTTGCTGCTGGGCGGAACGGTGCTCTTCGGCATCAGCGGGCCCATCTCGCGCCGGCTGCGGTCGCGCGCAGCGCATCCTCATGAGCAACGCCCGATCCCTAAGCTCGGTCTGGCCGCTGCGTTGTTTCCGGTGTGCTTTTACATCGGCTACTTCGGCGCGGGCGGCGGCTTTCTGGCGATGACGGTTCTTGCGCTCTTTGGCGTGGAGAACATGCATGAACTGAACGCGATGAAGGTGGTCGCGGCACTGCTGTCCAACCTGGTGGCGATCGTTACGTTTATCTTGAAGGGCGCCGTGGTGTGGCACTATTGCGTTATCTCGATGGTCTTCGCGGCGGCTGGCGGCTACGTCGGAGCGCGTTGGGCCAAACGCACCAATCCCAACGTGTTGCGAGCGGTGATCGTCGTGACCGGATGCACGATTGCGGCTTATTTTTTCTGGAAACAGGCATAA
- a CDS encoding alpha/beta fold hydrolase, producing MTRRDFVVQGGSLVAAAGAASAAAEKPSVAKTKALVPVTSIRRVEADGVTVFYREAGAPDAPVVLLLHGFPTSSFQYRELIPRLADKYRVIAPDLPGFGFTEVPEGRQYKYTFDALAKTILAFTEALNLKHYALYVFDYGAPTGFRLAMAHPERVTAIVSQNGNAYEEGLGDAWAPIQRYWREPTAANREVLRGALSPEGLRSQYVDGVPHPERIAPEGYTLDAAMIARPGNMEIQLDLFLDYANNVKLYPAFQEYFRKSKPPLLAIWGKNDLFFIPPGAEAFRRDNPNATVQLLDTGHFALETHVEEIAEAMRQLLAKTSVG from the coding sequence ATGACACGTAGAGACTTTGTCGTACAGGGCGGCAGCCTGGTGGCTGCGGCAGGTGCAGCTTCTGCTGCTGCGGAAAAACCGTCGGTGGCAAAGACGAAGGCACTTGTTCCGGTGACGTCGATTCGCCGGGTCGAAGCGGATGGGGTTACGGTGTTCTACCGTGAGGCCGGTGCTCCGGACGCGCCGGTGGTTCTGCTGCTGCATGGCTTTCCGACCTCGTCATTTCAGTACCGCGAGCTGATTCCCCGCCTTGCCGACAAGTACCGCGTGATCGCGCCCGACTTGCCGGGATTTGGATTTACAGAGGTCCCTGAGGGACGGCAGTACAAGTACACGTTCGACGCTCTGGCGAAGACGATATTGGCCTTCACTGAGGCTCTGAACCTGAAGCACTATGCGCTGTATGTCTTTGACTATGGAGCACCCACGGGGTTCCGCCTGGCGATGGCGCACCCGGAACGGGTAACGGCCATCGTGTCGCAGAACGGCAATGCGTATGAGGAGGGCCTCGGCGACGCCTGGGCGCCCATCCAGCGCTACTGGAGAGAGCCGACAGCCGCGAACCGCGAGGTGCTTCGCGGAGCCCTGAGCCCGGAGGGCTTGCGTTCGCAGTACGTCGATGGCGTGCCGCACCCCGAGAGGATCGCTCCAGAGGGCTACACGCTGGACGCGGCGATGATCGCACGGCCGGGCAACATGGAGATCCAACTCGACCTGTTCCTCGACTATGCCAACAACGTGAAGCTCTACCCGGCATTCCAGGAGTACTTCCGGAAGTCGAAGCCGCCGCTGCTGGCGATCTGGGGCAAGAACGATCTGTTCTTCATTCCCCCAGGGGCAGAGGCCTTCCGCCGCGACAACCCCAACGCAACGGTCCAGCTTCTGGATACGGGACACTTTGCGCTGGAGACGCATGTGGAAGAGATCGCCGAAGCCATGCGGCAGCTTCTCGCCAAGACCAGCGTAGGCTGA
- a CDS encoding DUF971 domain-containing protein, which translates to MSHEGIRIVSAEEAMREEATPKLTGDAISPAKVRVDKSGGTGMTIEWRDGHTSSWNFAWLRAACPCATCHEERNAADRAPGIAKPKPASLLPMFEAPPRPVDVTPVGKYALRFKWNDGHEAGLYSWDYLRNVCDVEARKQSQKL; encoded by the coding sequence ATGAGTCATGAAGGAATCCGTATCGTTAGTGCGGAAGAAGCAATGAGAGAAGAAGCCACACCGAAGCTGACGGGAGATGCGATCTCTCCCGCGAAGGTGCGTGTGGACAAGAGCGGCGGCACGGGGATGACGATCGAGTGGCGCGATGGCCACACGAGTTCGTGGAACTTCGCGTGGCTGCGCGCGGCCTGCCCCTGCGCAACCTGTCATGAAGAGCGCAACGCCGCCGATCGCGCTCCCGGCATCGCGAAGCCGAAACCCGCGTCGTTGCTGCCGATGTTCGAAGCTCCGCCGCGGCCCGTCGATGTAACGCCGGTGGGCAAGTACGCGCTGCGCTTCAAGTGGAACGATGGCCACGAGGCCGGGTTGTACTCGTGGGATTATCTGAGGAACGTGTGCGATGTCGAGGCCCGGAAGCAGTCGCAGAAGCTCTAA
- a CDS encoding ATP-binding cassette domain-containing protein, protein MSLQSNDLHEAEPLIEARDLIKDYGSARVVDHVSLQIFRGETLGLVGESGSGKSTVARMLLRLIEPSAGEILYNATEADGQQRTLDLMRIPPREMRRLRRRLAIVFQDPYAALDPRMTVQQTLAEPFAIHGERPPQGLEARLDELLSEVGLDRSALRRYPHEFSGGQRQRINIARALALRPDLLVLDEPVSALDVSVGAQVINLLRDLQQRYGLTCLFISHSMPLVRYLCHRVAVMQRGRLVETGTWSEVCETPREAYTQQLLAATPELPVA, encoded by the coding sequence ATGAGTCTTCAGTCAAACGATCTCCACGAAGCCGAACCTCTTATCGAGGCCCGGGACCTCATCAAGGACTACGGCAGCGCACGCGTCGTCGACCACGTGTCTCTGCAGATCTTTCGCGGGGAGACGCTGGGCCTCGTCGGCGAATCGGGCTCCGGCAAGAGCACCGTCGCGCGCATGCTGCTGCGGCTGATCGAACCCAGCGCCGGGGAGATCCTCTACAACGCGACAGAGGCCGACGGACAGCAGCGCACGCTCGACCTGATGCGCATCCCTCCGCGCGAGATGCGCCGCCTGCGCCGCAGGCTCGCCATCGTCTTCCAGGACCCCTACGCGGCGCTCGATCCGCGCATGACGGTACAGCAGACGCTGGCTGAGCCGTTCGCCATCCATGGAGAGCGGCCTCCGCAGGGACTGGAGGCGCGACTCGACGAGTTGTTGAGTGAAGTAGGCCTCGACCGCTCCGCGCTGCGGCGCTATCCCCACGAGTTCTCCGGCGGGCAGCGGCAGCGCATCAATATCGCCCGTGCCCTGGCTCTGCGGCCCGATCTGCTGGTGCTCGACGAGCCGGTGAGTGCGCTTGATGTCTCGGTGGGTGCGCAGGTCATCAACCTGCTGCGGGATTTGCAGCAGCGTTATGGGCTGACGTGTTTGTTTATCTCGCACTCGATGCCGCTGGTGCGGTATCTCTGTCATCGCGTCGCGGTGATGCAGCGTGGACGTCTGGTCGAGACAGGGACGTGGAGCGAGGTTTGCGAGACGCCGCGTGAGGCTTATACGCAGCAGTTGCTGGCGGCGACACCGGAGCTGCCGGTGGCTTGA